In Patescibacteria group bacterium, a single window of DNA contains:
- a CDS encoding YifB family Mg chelatase-like AAA ATPase produces the protein MLTKILSASNFGLKTIPIEVEVNVFKKGFPGFTIIGLPNKSIEEAKERVKTALINSGVDFPNLKIIVNLAPADIPKEGSAFDLAIAIGILNSLEAIKLPKEKSYFFGELSLDGSLRHTKGTFLLALCAKENNIKNVFIPKESSNEASAVNGVNIYPVETLQQLIIHLNGGEQIKPVKNIKIKESAKTLNPEFDFAEIIGQEQAKRALMIAAAGGHNIFMQGPPGSGKTMLARALSGILPPLSIDESLEVTKIYSVTGNIPSGSSLIFDRPFRSCHHTTSRIGLVGGGSNPHPGEISLAHLGVLFLDEFPEFSRSTLEALRQPMEDGIVNISRAAGSISYPAQFMLVAAANPCPCGYLGDPKRECKCSPRMIMKYTSKLSGPLMDRIDLHINVPAVDVDKLIDTKQNIKTQTSKEIREKVMNARKIQQNRFKKEKIFMNAHMKNKHVKNLKIEPSALLILKQAVNAYNLSARTYFRLIKVSQTIADLEMANSILDKHVAEALQYRIRVEN, from the coding sequence GTGTTAACCAAGATACTTTCTGCCAGTAATTTTGGGCTAAAAACTATTCCAATTGAAGTGGAAGTTAATGTCTTCAAAAAAGGATTTCCTGGATTTACAATTATTGGACTTCCAAATAAAAGCATTGAAGAAGCTAAAGAGAGAGTAAAAACTGCATTAATAAACTCTGGAGTAGATTTTCCTAATTTAAAGATTATTGTAAACTTGGCGCCGGCTGATATTCCAAAAGAAGGAAGTGCTTTTGATTTGGCAATTGCTATTGGAATTTTGAATAGTTTGGAAGCGATAAAATTACCGAAAGAAAAATCGTATTTCTTTGGGGAACTTTCGCTTGACGGATCGCTTCGGCATACGAAAGGAACTTTTTTACTCGCGCTTTGTGCAAAAGAAAACAATATTAAAAATGTTTTTATTCCAAAAGAATCTTCCAATGAGGCATCTGCAGTAAACGGTGTGAATATTTATCCAGTTGAAACCCTTCAGCAATTAATAATTCATTTAAATGGTGGAGAACAAATAAAACCTGTTAAAAATATTAAAATAAAAGAAAGTGCAAAAACACTTAACCCTGAATTTGATTTTGCTGAAATTATTGGACAGGAGCAGGCAAAGAGAGCTTTAATGATTGCTGCAGCTGGAGGACATAATATTTTTATGCAAGGGCCGCCAGGAAGCGGCAAAACAATGCTTGCAAGAGCGCTTTCTGGAATACTTCCGCCACTTTCTATTGACGAAAGTCTTGAAGTTACAAAAATTTATTCAGTAACCGGAAATATTCCATCCGGCTCTTCGCTTATTTTTGATAGACCTTTTAGAAGCTGCCATCATACAACTAGTAGAATTGGACTAGTTGGCGGAGGAAGTAATCCTCATCCTGGGGAAATATCGCTTGCTCATTTGGGAGTTTTATTTCTAGATGAATTTCCTGAATTTTCAAGATCAACTTTGGAAGCGCTTAGGCAACCAATGGAAGATGGAATTGTAAACATATCACGTGCTGCAGGAAGTATTTCGTATCCAGCTCAATTTATGCTAGTTGCTGCGGCAAACCCATGTCCATGTGGATACTTAGGTGATCCGAAAAGAGAATGTAAATGCTCACCACGGATGATTATGAAATATACTTCAAAACTTTCTGGACCTCTGATGGACCGTATTGATTTGCATATTAATGTGCCGGCAGTAGATGTTGATAAACTTATTGATACAAAACAAAATATAAAAACGCAAACTTCAAAAGAAATACGTGAGAAAGTAATGAATGCCAGGAAAATTCAGCAGAATCGATTTAAAAAAGAGAAGATTTTTATGAATGCACATATGAAGAATAAACATGTGAAGAATTTAAAGATAGAACCTTCTGCCCTTTTAATTCTTAAGCAAGCAGTAAACGCTTATAATTTATCAGCAAGAACTTATTTTAGATTAATAAAAGTCAGCCAAACTATTGCAGATCTTGAGATGGCAAATTCTATTTTGGATAAACATGTTGCTGAGGCACTTCAGTATCGTATTCGTGTAGAGAATTAA
- a CDS encoding YraN family protein yields the protein MKQKNYETGKLGERIAEDFLTKNNYKLIARNFHTRFGEIDLIFSKNNKLIFVEVKLKVGEDFGTPEEMINRHKIRQIEMTGQSFLLKYPEYEKFYESLQIDAICIVTDENHNIIRINHYENIS from the coding sequence ATGAAACAGAAGAATTATGAAACTGGGAAGTTGGGGGAAAGAATTGCAGAGGACTTCTTGACGAAAAATAATTATAAATTGATTGCGAGAAATTTTCATACAAGGTTTGGCGAAATTGATTTAATTTTTTCTAAAAATAATAAACTAATTTTTGTTGAAGTAAAATTAAAAGTTGGGGAGGATTTTGGGACTCCGGAGGAAATGATAAATAGACATAAAATAAGACAAATTGAGATGACAGGACAAAGCTTTTTATTAAAATATCCAGAATATGAGAAGTTTTATGAATCACTTCAAATAGATGCAATATGTATTGTAACTGATGAAAATCACAATATTATAAGAATAAATCATTATGAAAACATTTCTTGA
- a CDS encoding decaprenyl-phosphate phosphoribosyltransferase yields the protein MANIQTQIINAVKVTRPIQWVKNLSVFASLVFAGELYNKPLFINVFWTFWIFCFAASSTYIFNDIFDAPKDRLHPIKKNRPIASGKLSVPVAILECILLAAISLSLASAISSLLFILTLTYLIIQVAYSLFLKKLAIIDIIIIATGFVIRVYAGAFAINAHLSVWFLLCVISTALFLASGKRLAELGNLGRDSKTRASLGRYPRGLLSSYVTMFANAAWMSWALFTFFETPAVPKNLLLFLAEFSKTTTISKLLMLTIPFAIFAIMRYQGLIFEGRSEAPEKVLLKDISLMASVGIWTLLVIWILYGGIQLGFNP from the coding sequence GTGGCTAACATACAAACCCAAATCATAAATGCAGTTAAGGTAACAAGACCAATCCAGTGGGTCAAAAATTTGAGTGTCTTCGCAAGTTTAGTTTTTGCAGGTGAACTTTACAATAAACCGCTTTTCATAAACGTATTCTGGACTTTTTGGATATTTTGTTTTGCAGCAAGTTCTACATACATTTTTAATGATATTTTCGATGCACCAAAAGATCGTTTGCATCCAATCAAAAAGAACCGTCCTATCGCAAGTGGAAAATTATCAGTTCCTGTGGCAATTTTAGAATGCATACTTTTAGCTGCAATTTCTTTAAGTCTTGCAAGCGCTATCTCAAGTCTTCTATTCATTTTGACCTTGACTTATTTAATAATCCAGGTTGCTTATTCTCTTTTCCTCAAAAAGTTGGCAATTATAGATATCATTATCATCGCTACAGGTTTTGTAATCAGAGTTTACGCTGGAGCTTTCGCAATCAACGCTCATTTATCTGTTTGGTTTTTGCTTTGTGTAATTTCAACAGCACTTTTTCTTGCATCAGGCAAACGTCTTGCAGAGTTGGGTAATCTTGGCAGAGATTCAAAAACTCGCGCAAGTCTTGGCCGTTATCCAAGAGGATTGTTAAGTTCATATGTGACAATGTTTGCAAATGCCGCTTGGATGTCCTGGGCGCTTTTTACTTTTTTCGAAACTCCAGCAGTTCCAAAAAATCTTTTACTTTTCCTTGCTGAGTTTAGTAAAACAACAACTATTTCCAAACTTCTGATGCTAACAATTCCTTTTGCTATCTTTGCTATTATGCGTTATCAGGGTCTTATTTTTGAAGGCCGCTCCGAAGCTCCTGAAAAAGTTTTACTGAAAGATATTTCTCTAATGGCCTCTGTTGGAATTTGGACACTTCTTGTCATTTGGATCCTCTACGGAGGAATCCAATTAGGTTTTAATCCTTAG
- the dprA gene encoding DNA-processing protein DprA yields MKTFLDYSIQNIKFGDKSYPKNLSKIKKPPKEIFYRGELSNNILEKTIAIVGTRQVTNYGKQAIDEFVSAFVSQGVTTISGFMYGVDTEVHNKTLEYGGRTISIFGNGLDYVYPPENDKLYLKILENKGIVMSEYEKDMKPQLWTYPARNRIVSALSTIGVLVIEADIDSGSMITAKIAYEQKKNVWAIPGQITSKSSNGTNYLIKKGLAKMATSPADIVSLSKQTEEKIQLKLDGLEAEVYAIIENENLSIDEISMKLGKDIVEISATLTMMAIKGIVNEIGGKYFISKV; encoded by the coding sequence ATGAAAACATTTCTTGACTATTCGATTCAAAATATTAAGTTTGGAGATAAAAGTTATCCAAAAAACTTATCTAAAATAAAGAAGCCGCCGAAGGAAATTTTTTATCGAGGTGAGCTAAGCAACAATATTTTGGAGAAAACAATTGCAATTGTTGGGACACGACAAGTGACAAATTACGGAAAGCAAGCGATTGATGAATTTGTAAGTGCCTTTGTTTCTCAAGGTGTTACAACAATTTCTGGATTTATGTATGGAGTGGATACTGAAGTACATAATAAAACTTTGGAATACGGAGGTAGAACGATCTCCATATTTGGTAATGGGCTTGATTATGTTTATCCTCCTGAAAACGATAAATTGTATCTGAAGATTTTGGAAAATAAGGGAATAGTGATGAGTGAGTATGAAAAAGATATGAAACCGCAACTTTGGACATACCCAGCGCGCAACAGAATTGTGAGCGCTTTATCTACAATTGGAGTTTTAGTAATAGAAGCAGATATTGATAGCGGCTCGATGATAACTGCAAAGATAGCTTACGAGCAGAAGAAAAATGTATGGGCAATTCCTGGGCAAATAACGTCAAAGTCGAGCAATGGAACGAATTATCTTATCAAAAAAGGACTAGCGAAAATGGCGACTAGTCCAGCTGATATTGTATCTTTGAGTAAACAAACTGAAGAAAAAATTCAGCTGAAACTCGACGGTTTGGAAGCCGAAGTTTATGCGATAATAGAAAACGAAAACTTGTCGATTGATGAAATTTCTATGAAACTTGGAAAGGATATTGTTGAAATAAGCGCTACTTTAACAATGATGGCAATAAAAGGAATTGTTAACGAAATTGGAGGAAAATATTTTATTTCGAAAGTCTGA
- a CDS encoding LytR C-terminal domain-containing protein yields the protein MPKEEKEYKKKLRVVTEEVTAEPEAKIEEVKQMETPEETKIVEEVPVDEVSKDEPRFGVRETQNIDLNRKEERGAFVKIFFVTFFATLLAFLLAGGIYVYLTGIKGGSVSPTPTPTTEAITEPTPTPTPTADLSTFKISVLNGNGGIGVATAAKAVIEKAGFTVTDVGNADNFNFTDTLVQVKSTVPSDVVEKIKNALSANYSVAMGDPLDANSNFDIVITVGSK from the coding sequence ATGCCCAAAGAGGAAAAAGAATACAAGAAAAAACTTCGAGTGGTAACTGAAGAAGTAACAGCGGAACCTGAAGCGAAAATTGAAGAAGTTAAGCAAATGGAAACTCCAGAGGAAACAAAAATAGTTGAAGAGGTACCAGTAGATGAAGTGAGTAAAGACGAACCGAGATTTGGAGTACGCGAGACGCAAAATATTGATTTAAATAGAAAAGAAGAACGTGGAGCTTTTGTAAAAATATTTTTTGTCACCTTTTTTGCTACACTTTTGGCATTTTTACTTGCTGGAGGAATTTATGTCTATTTGACTGGGATAAAAGGTGGAAGTGTTAGTCCAACTCCTACTCCAACAACTGAGGCAATTACTGAACCTACGCCGACGCCTACTCCGACAGCAGATCTTTCAACTTTCAAGATTTCAGTTTTGAACGGTAATGGAGGAATTGGTGTAGCAACTGCTGCAAAAGCTGTGATTGAAAAAGCTGGATTTACAGTGACGGATGTTGGGAATGCTGATAATTTCAATTTTACAGATACCTTAGTCCAAGTAAAAAGTACTGTCCCAAGCGATGTAGTTGAGAAAATTAAAAACGCTCTCTCTGCAAATTATTCTGTAGCTATGGGAGATCCACTTGATGCAAATAGTAATTTTGATATTGTGATTACTGTTGGGTCGAAGTAG
- a CDS encoding M23 family metallopeptidase, producing MIKKTDILGRVKTFLAGNLAFALITLPIASPINSISGSSPSMVIPEQKLDIAFNIANKTDTPQIQIPVNFWYISQFFTSYHPGIDLPNAYGNPIKSIASGTVEFAGYTTDGYGNEVLIDNGNGMESLYAHLSKIFVKKGDTVDMNTIIGLIGATGHATGPHLHLEIHINGKAVNPLTILPPFPKAGPHMLTDNITTSTQQ from the coding sequence ATGATAAAAAAGACTGACATTTTGGGACGTGTAAAAACCTTTTTAGCAGGGAACCTTGCCTTTGCTTTAATCACTTTACCCATAGCTTCTCCTATAAATTCTATTTCAGGAAGCTCTCCAAGCATGGTAATTCCAGAGCAAAAGCTAGATATTGCCTTTAATATCGCAAATAAAACTGATACCCCTCAAATTCAAATTCCAGTCAATTTCTGGTACATTAGCCAATTTTTCACCAGTTATCATCCAGGGATTGATTTACCAAACGCTTATGGAAATCCTATTAAATCTATCGCATCAGGAACCGTTGAATTTGCGGGTTACACTACAGACGGTTATGGAAATGAAGTTTTAATAGATAATGGCAACGGTATGGAAAGTTTATATGCTCATTTATCAAAAATATTCGTTAAAAAGGGCGATACAGTTGATATGAATACTATTATTGGCCTTATTGGAGCAACAGGGCATGCAACAGGTCCTCATTTACATTTAGAAATTCATATAAACGGCAAAGCAGTAAATCCTTTGACTATTTTGCCGCCTTTTCCAAAAGCAGGTCCACACATGCTCACAGATAATATCACTACTTCGACCCAACAGTAA
- a CDS encoding methionine--tRNA ligase, with protein MSDKNFYITTAIPYVNGKPHIGHTFEYFMADTIRKYHQALGEDVLLLSGADENALKNVQAAEKEGISTKKYLDKYSKIWQETYDAVGVPLDVFQRGSDEKKHWPGVQKLWELCNKNGDIYKKSYEGWYCVGCESFKTEKELVDGLCPIHNKKPDYIKEENYFFKLSKYQEKLIELIESDILQIIPTNKRNETLSFIKEGLEDFSISRSNERAQGVGVPVPGDDTQKIYVWFDALDIYMTGIGFGWDEEKWKKYWPANIHVIGKDINRFHTVYWPAMLLSANLPLPKLILIHGFVNIDGQKISKSLGNVIDPIEFIKEFGLEPLRYYLLSQVSLDADHNFTIERFKEVYNSDLANGLGNLIARVAALCEKSGFEFPVSKNSFDIELEIPLKKYEFNNSLKTIWDKIRELDILINHKKVWTLSGEELQKVLEFLVSDIRQIAVDLEPFLPETAQKIQKQFNTDKIKSDKPLFPRLK; from the coding sequence ATGTCCGACAAAAATTTTTACATCACCACAGCTATTCCTTATGTAAACGGTAAACCTCATATCGGCCACACCTTTGAATATTTTATGGCTGATACAATCAGAAAATATCACCAGGCTTTAGGAGAAGATGTTTTATTGCTCTCTGGAGCTGACGAAAACGCTCTTAAAAATGTCCAGGCTGCAGAAAAAGAAGGCATTTCAACGAAAAAGTATTTAGATAAATATTCAAAAATTTGGCAGGAAACTTACGATGCAGTTGGTGTTCCTTTAGACGTTTTCCAAAGAGGGTCTGATGAAAAAAAACATTGGCCCGGAGTTCAGAAATTATGGGAATTGTGTAATAAAAACGGCGACATATATAAAAAATCTTACGAAGGTTGGTATTGTGTTGGCTGTGAATCTTTTAAAACAGAAAAAGAATTAGTTGACGGTCTTTGCCCTATTCACAATAAAAAACCGGATTACATAAAAGAAGAAAATTATTTTTTCAAATTATCCAAATACCAGGAAAAATTAATAGAATTAATTGAATCAGATATTTTGCAAATTATTCCTACAAACAAGCGGAATGAAACACTGTCATTCATCAAGGAAGGTCTAGAAGATTTCTCTATCTCAAGATCAAATGAAAGAGCGCAAGGAGTTGGTGTTCCAGTTCCAGGAGATGACACTCAAAAAATTTATGTATGGTTTGACGCTCTTGATATTTACATGACTGGTATTGGTTTCGGTTGGGATGAAGAAAAATGGAAAAAATATTGGCCAGCAAATATTCATGTAATAGGAAAAGACATCAACAGATTCCATACAGTTTATTGGCCTGCAATGCTTTTGTCGGCAAATCTTCCATTGCCAAAATTAATTTTGATTCACGGTTTCGTAAATATTGATGGCCAAAAAATAAGTAAGTCACTGGGAAATGTCATCGATCCAATAGAATTTATTAAAGAATTTGGCCTCGAGCCTTTAAGATACTATTTATTATCTCAAGTTTCTTTAGACGCCGACCACAATTTCACAATCGAAAGATTTAAAGAGGTTTACAATTCAGACCTTGCCAATGGTCTGGGCAATCTAATTGCCCGTGTCGCAGCTCTCTGCGAAAAATCTGGTTTTGAATTTCCTGTTTCAAAAAACTCTTTTGATATTGAATTAGAAATCCCTCTTAAAAAATATGAATTTAATAATTCTCTCAAAACAATTTGGGACAAAATAAGAGAACTGGATATTTTAATCAATCACAAAAAAGTCTGGACTTTAAGTGGTGAAGAACTTCAAAAGGTTTTAGAGTTTTTGGTTTCAGATATCAGGCAAATTGCAGTTGATTTAGAACCATTTTTGCCAGAAACTGCTCAAAAAATTCAAAAACAATTTAATACTGATAAAATTAAATCTGATAAACCATTATTCCCTCGCTTAAAATAA
- a CDS encoding MraY family glycosyltransferase, which yields MINLIIVPLIISAIISFLSTPLVIKFAWICGLIDDPKKNKHPKVLHTHPIPRGGGLAIFIAILITSLLFLPLTKEFSAILIGASIILIMGLLDDKYNLNPYLRLIIQFICAAIVVFSGTTINFITNPGGGIINLPFAIGAGISVFWIVFLMNGLNFGAKGVDGQLSGVVAIAAITIVLLTLKLGVNLTQIPVLILGSILAGSFLGFLPWHIYPQKIMPSFSGSNLAGFFLGILSILSTAKVGTLLVVLAIPLIDTGYVIIRRIISGKSPFWGDRGHLHHRLLDSGHLTIPQVAIFYWVGTALLGLISLSLNTSTKFYTIIGAGIFIGGLILWLTYKPKS from the coding sequence ATGATTAATTTAATTATTGTACCGCTAATTATTTCCGCCATTATTTCCTTTTTATCAACTCCGCTTGTTATTAAGTTTGCGTGGATTTGCGGCCTCATAGATGATCCCAAAAAAAATAAACATCCCAAAGTTTTGCACACTCATCCAATTCCTCGCGGCGGCGGCTTAGCAATTTTCATTGCCATTTTAATTACAAGTCTGCTTTTTTTGCCATTAACTAAAGAATTCTCAGCAATTCTTATTGGTGCATCAATTATTTTAATAATGGGTTTATTAGACGATAAATATAATTTAAATCCCTATTTAAGATTAATCATTCAATTTATTTGTGCAGCTATTGTTGTCTTTTCAGGAACAACAATTAATTTTATTACAAATCCAGGAGGCGGAATTATAAATTTACCTTTTGCAATAGGAGCTGGAATCTCGGTTTTTTGGATAGTCTTTTTAATGAACGGTCTAAATTTTGGCGCCAAAGGTGTCGACGGTCAATTGTCAGGAGTTGTAGCAATAGCAGCTATTACAATTGTTCTTCTCACCTTAAAGCTTGGTGTAAACCTTACTCAAATCCCTGTTTTAATTTTAGGCAGTATTTTGGCAGGAAGTTTTTTAGGATTTCTTCCTTGGCATATTTATCCTCAAAAAATCATGCCAAGTTTCTCCGGGAGCAATTTAGCAGGTTTTTTTCTGGGGATCTTATCAATTCTCTCAACAGCAAAAGTCGGAACATTACTTGTGGTTCTAGCAATTCCCTTAATAGATACTGGTTATGTAATCATAAGGAGAATTATTTCCGGCAAGTCACCTTTTTGGGGGGATAGAGGTCATTTGCATCACAGATTATTGGATAGCGGCCATTTAACAATTCCGCAGGTGGCAATTTTTTATTGGGTAGGTACAGCTCTTTTAGGTTTAATTAGTTTAAGTTTGAATACCAGTACTAAGTTCTATACAATAATTGGGGCAGGAATATTTATTGGAGGTCTAATATTGTGGCTAACATACAAACCCAAATCATAA
- a CDS encoding DNA-3-methyladenine glycosylase yields the protein MWQQAEEELSKDKYLKKLIEKYGHCTINVRLEDDYFEDLCSAIVGQQLSGKAADAIFAKFKKTVIEITPEAILKVEDQALRNSGLSWAKVKYIKDLAKRTHEGSLETKNLSNLSDENIEKELTAVKGIGKWTAQMFLMFTLGRADIFPSGDLGIKNGIKKLTGKEMKPEEMEKFAERWKPYRTVASWYIWRNLDNR from the coding sequence ATGTGGCAGCAAGCTGAGGAGGAATTGTCTAAGGATAAATACCTAAAAAAACTGATAGAAAAGTATGGGCATTGTACTATAAATGTTAGGTTAGAAGACGATTATTTTGAAGATCTTTGTAGTGCAATTGTTGGACAGCAATTATCTGGAAAAGCGGCTGATGCTATTTTTGCAAAATTCAAGAAAACTGTGATAGAGATTACACCTGAAGCTATTTTGAAAGTTGAGGATCAAGCTTTGAGAAATTCAGGATTGTCTTGGGCAAAAGTGAAATATATTAAAGATTTAGCAAAAAGAACACATGAGGGAAGTTTGGAAACAAAAAATTTATCAAATTTGAGCGATGAGAACATCGAAAAAGAACTTACAGCAGTAAAAGGAATAGGAAAATGGACTGCACAAATGTTTTTGATGTTTACTTTAGGGCGAGCTGACATATTTCCATCTGGCGATTTGGGAATTAAAAATGGAATTAAAAAGTTAACAGGAAAAGAAATGAAACCTGAAGAAATGGAGAAATTTGCTGAGAGATGGAAGCCTTATAGAACTGTTGCTTCATGGTATATATGGCGCAATTTGGATAATAGATAA
- a CDS encoding glycosyltransferase family 2 protein, whose amino-acid sequence MFKKFALKHAHGIQRALEILPGFVSWNLILFPYWGIFVIPTFVAYFILLFNIYWFYQSFTIGITIIISHLRIQAAMNYDWVGDLKSFPDADKVKHVIIIPTYKEPLHILQRTLNSLKNQELDRKQLIVVLAMEFKEDEKERLIKVDALNKEFKNIFGELLVTVHKLTEGEVAGKASNERFAAIWVRDNFIKKNKLNMDYFTITSCDADHVYHKKHFACLTYKFLDNPKRYNFFWQPGVLFYNNIWEIPAITRVQNTLGSIWNLSQLPRKDRLINQQNYSLSFKLADEVDYWDADKIPEDWGIFFKAYFKMKGKVEVEPIYLPIYADAAQSTSTIKTLKVQYEQLKRWAWGTSDDPWIIKYYFLTPDVPFWDKTMRLLYIIQSHFLWPVNWFFITIGLTIPTLINPAFGRTTLGFLVPKISSTILTVALVFLVLMIIIDYFYKPKRPATFPLWRALLTPFEFVLMPVAGFFFSALPGIDAHTRLMLGKYIEYKVTEKV is encoded by the coding sequence ATGTTTAAAAAGTTTGCCCTCAAACATGCCCATGGAATCCAAAGAGCTCTTGAAATTCTTCCCGGGTTTGTAAGTTGGAATTTAATTTTATTTCCTTATTGGGGAATTTTTGTAATTCCAACTTTCGTCGCCTATTTTATTCTTCTTTTCAATATCTATTGGTTTTACCAAAGCTTTACTATTGGTATCACCATCATTATTTCCCATTTAAGAATTCAAGCTGCCATGAATTACGACTGGGTTGGTGATTTAAAATCTTTTCCCGACGCTGACAAGGTCAAACATGTAATTATTATTCCAACATACAAAGAGCCACTACATATCCTTCAAAGAACACTAAATTCTCTTAAAAACCAGGAATTAGATCGCAAACAATTAATCGTAGTTTTAGCGATGGAATTTAAAGAAGACGAAAAAGAGCGTCTTATAAAAGTTGATGCATTAAATAAAGAGTTTAAAAACATTTTTGGCGAATTATTAGTAACAGTTCACAAATTAACAGAAGGGGAGGTGGCAGGTAAAGCAAGCAATGAAAGATTTGCTGCAATTTGGGTAAGAGATAACTTCATCAAGAAAAATAAATTAAATATGGATTATTTCACAATTACAAGTTGTGATGCAGATCACGTTTATCACAAAAAACATTTCGCTTGTCTGACATATAAGTTTTTAGACAATCCAAAAAGATATAACTTTTTCTGGCAGCCAGGTGTCCTTTTTTACAACAACATTTGGGAAATTCCAGCAATTACAAGGGTGCAAAACACTTTAGGATCTATTTGGAATTTAAGTCAACTTCCCAGAAAGGACCGTTTAATAAATCAGCAAAACTATTCTTTATCTTTTAAGTTGGCAGACGAAGTTGATTATTGGGACGCAGATAAAATTCCAGAAGATTGGGGAATTTTCTTCAAGGCATATTTCAAAATGAAAGGCAAAGTCGAAGTCGAACCAATTTATCTTCCAATTTACGCTGACGCAGCTCAATCAACATCAACTATTAAAACTCTTAAAGTCCAATACGAACAACTAAAGCGTTGGGCTTGGGGAACTTCAGACGATCCATGGATTATAAAATATTACTTTTTAACTCCCGATGTTCCTTTTTGGGACAAAACCATGCGCTTGCTTTATATAATCCAATCTCATTTTTTATGGCCAGTTAACTGGTTTTTCATAACAATCGGATTAACCATTCCTACATTAATAAATCCTGCTTTTGGTCGTACAACTCTTGGCTTTTTAGTTCCTAAAATCTCCTCCACTATTCTAACAGTTGCCCTAGTCTTCTTAGTTTTAATGATTATTATTGATTATTTTTACAAGCCAAAACGCCCAGCAACTTTTCCTTTATGGCGTGCATTATTAACTCCGTTTGAGTTTGTATTAATGCCAGTTGCCGGCTTTTTCTTTTCGGCATTACCAGGAATTGATGCACACACTCGTTTAATGCTTGGAAAATACATTGAATACAAAGTCACAGAAAAAGTATAA
- a CDS encoding PEGA domain-containing protein produces MKSNRIFILIFIVIVLVVVGIVFYKRVFVSDLASIEIDSNKTVDVYIDGKNVGKTPYTQIIAAKQITLDIGSYETQVTLQPMIKTIVQRDFNDDLSESFGSVISFEKTGINNSQLVVITDPGGASISFDGNVIGNTPYELDNLKEGSHGLEVNLQGYEDKKFNINLYNGYKLTLQVDLSPEVTTQLQNVTQQELTQAEVEILSTPNGFLRVRSQPDTASSEIARVHQGDKFPLVTIDKKSGWFEIQLTASKSGWISNVYASTSSGETKD; encoded by the coding sequence ATGAAAAGCAATCGTATTTTTATTTTAATTTTTATAGTTATTGTTTTAGTCGTTGTTGGAATTGTTTTTTATAAAAGAGTGTTTGTTAGTGATCTTGCCAGTATCGAAATTGATTCGAATAAAACTGTCGATGTTTATATTGATGGGAAAAATGTTGGGAAAACTCCTTATACGCAAATAATTGCTGCAAAACAGATAACGCTTGATATTGGAAGTTATGAAACACAAGTAACCTTGCAACCAATGATTAAAACAATTGTGCAGAGAGATTTCAATGATGACTTATCAGAATCTTTTGGAAGCGTTATTTCCTTTGAAAAAACTGGAATAAATAATTCACAACTTGTTGTGATAACTGATCCGGGAGGCGCGTCTATTAGTTTTGATGGAAACGTGATTGGTAATACGCCTTACGAACTTGATAATTTGAAGGAGGGAAGTCATGGTTTGGAGGTAAATTTACAAGGATATGAAGATAAAAAGTTTAATATAAATTTGTACAATGGATATAAATTAACTTTGCAGGTAGATTTATCGCCTGAGGTAACGACGCAGCTACAAAACGTCACGCAACAAGAGTTAACTCAAGCTGAAGTTGAAATATTATCAACACCAAACGGATTTTTAAGAGTACGCAGCCAACCAGATACTGCAAGCAGCGAAATTGCGAGAGTTCATCAAGGAGATAAATTTCCACTTGTCACGATAGACAAAAAAAGCGGATGGTTTGAAATACAACTAACGGCCAGCAAATCAGGATGGATTTCTAATGTATATGCATCAACGAGTTCCGGAGAAACTAAGGATTAA